The following is a genomic window from Moorella sp. Hama-1.
CGCCGCCTGCCCCACTGCGGGGCTGCGGTGCGGACGCCGGCGGGCTGCGGCCGGGTGACGGGGATTAACATCCTCAAGGAAAGGGTCACCGTGGAAATACCCGAACAGGGAAATATGGAGTTCCCCCTGGAAGCCATCGAAGGAGAGCGTCATGAGCACTAATCAACCGGAAGATACCGGGGGTATGCTGGTGGTAGCCCTGGCCGGGCTGGAGGGACAGTTAAACGAGGTGCTGAAGGAGGTACGGCGCCTGCGGGCCCGGGCCCGGGCCTTGGAGGAAGAAAACCAGCGCCTGCGCACCCTCATCCTGTCTGCCGGCGAAGGCGAGGGGGGGCGCCAGCAGCTGGTGCGCCTCTATAATGAAGGGTATCACGTCTGCCCGCCCCATTTCGCCCGGGTACGGGGCCAGGAGGGCTGCCTCTTTTGCCAGAGCTTCCTGGAAAAGAAGGGGTTATTGCCTGATGGCTAGTCTCTACCTGGTGGCCACACCCATTGGTAACCTGGAGGATATCACCCTCAGGGCCCTCAAGGTTCTGCGGGAGGTAGACCTTATTGCCGCCGAGGATACCCGGCACACCCGGGAACTCCTGGCCCACTATGAGATTCATACCCCCCTGACCAGCTATCACCGCCACAACCTGGCCGCCAAAACCCCTTACCTGCTGGGGCTGTTACGGGAGGGCCGGGACATTGCCCTGGTATCTGACGCCGGCCTCCCGGGCATTAGCGATCCCGGGGAGGAACTGGTCCGGGAAGCTGTGGCCGCCGGCCTGGCGGTGGTACCAGTACCGGGAGCCAGCGCCGCCTTGACGGCCCTGGTGGCCTCCGGGCTGCCGGCGGGCCGCTTTGCCTTTGAAGGTTTTTTACCCCGGGCCGGGAAGGAACGCCGGGAGCGCCTGGCGGCCCTGGCGGCTGAGGAACGGACCCTTATTTTTTATGAAGCGCCCCACCGGCTGGCGGCCACCCTGACCGACCTGGCGACTACCCTGGGAGCCCGGCAGGTGGCAGTAGCCCGGGAGTTAACGAAAAAGTTTGAGACCATCTGGCGGGGTACCCTTCGGGAGGCCGCCGGCTACTTCCAGGATAACCCGCCCCGGGGGGAGATTACCCTGGTGGTCGCCGGCGCGCCGCCGGCGTCCCGGCCGGCCTTCGATCCCCTTCAGGCGGCAGCGGCGGTAGCGGAACTGGTGGCCGGTGGGATGGAACGCAAGGAGGCCATGAAGCAGGTAGCCCGCCAATATGGGCAGTCCCGGCGGGAGATCTACCGCGCCTGCCTGGAGGCGGAGCAAGGGAGAAGCCCCTCATGAGGGGTGACGCCCCCGCCAGCGAAGCAGGAAAATGCGGGTTGAGCAAGGCTGAGCGCCAAGTTTGCTTGCCGAGAACCACCCGGAGCCCGGAGCAGTACCCGCCGGCCCTGAGGCTGGATGGCATCAACATCCATTTTTACCAGAACTCTATTTTCGGAGGATTCCCTCATGGGGGCAAACTCCACCAGCGAACGGGAGAAATGAGAGGCAGGGCTTTAACTGAAACTGACGCGGCCAGTTTCGACAACCTCCCACGTCTCACTTCCAACCTCACACCCCTCACTTCGGAGGACTCTAAATAAATAAGGGGCACCCCCCGGTGCCCCTGGAAACCCTTGATTGCTTTAGACGGCCTTGGCCTGCTCGCTCATGGCTTCCAGGCATTCACGGCAGACGTTTTTGCCATGGAAGTTGACGACATCCTCGGCGTTGCCGCAGAAGACGCAGGCCGGCTCATACTTCTTCAGGATGATCTTCTCATGATCGACATAGATCTCCAGAGCGTCGCGTTCGTCAATACCCAGGGTGCGGCGCAGCTCGATAGGAATGACCACCCGGCCCAGCTCGTCCACTTTCCGGACAATACCTGTGGATTTAATCATGGCTTTCTCCCCCTCCCTGTTTCAACATGTTTCGACAACCTGTCTATATGATACCAATACTTCCAGTAAACGTCAACCATATTTTGGACAAAAAAATAGCATTCTCGCGCCATTACAGGCAAAACTTGACACCTTGCTCCCGTTTTTAATATAATACTCCTGAAATTGCCGAAAGGGGACGACCCACGTGGGGGATAAGGTATTCTATGTCACCACCCCTATCTATTATCCCAGTGATAAACTCCATATCGGCCATGCCCTGACGACCACCATGGCCGATACCCTGGCCCGCTATAAGCGTATGCGGGGTTACGACGTCTATTTTCTCACCGGTTCGGACGAACACGGCCAGAAGATCCAGCGCAAGGCCCGGGAGGCCGGCCTGGAGCCCATCCAGTACGTCAACCGGATCGTGGCCACCTTCCAGGAACTCTGGCGGCGCCTCAATATATCCTATAACGACTTTATTCGCACCACCGAGCCGCGCCATATACGGGTCGTCCAGGCCCTGCTGCAAAAGATATACGACCAGGGCGATATCTATAAATCTACTTACGAGGGCTGGTACTGTACCCCCTGCGAGACCTTCTGGACGGAGCGGCAGCTCCAGGACGGCAATTGCCCCGACTGCGGCCGTCCGGTGGAACTGGTCCAGGAGGAAAGCTACTTCTTCCAGATGAGTAAATACGCCGGTCGGTTGCTGCAATATATCAAGGAGCACCCCGATTTTATCCAGCCCGCCACCCGGCGCAATGAAATGATCAGCTTTATTGAGGGCGGCCTGGAAGATCTATGCATCTCTCGGACCACCTTTGACTGGGGCATCCCGGTGCCCATGGACCCCAAACACGTTACCTATGTATGGTTCGATGCTTTGACCAACTACATCTCGGCCCTGGGGTACGGTACCGGGGACGACCTCCTCTTCCGCAAGTACTGGTCGGCGGCCGTCCACCTGGTGGGTAAGGATATCGTTCGCTTTCATACCATTATCTGGCCCATTATCCTCATGGCCGCCGGGATCGAGCCGCCTCGCCAGGTCTTCGGCCACGGCTGGCTCCTGGTGGATGGCGGCAAGATGTCTAAATCCAAGGGCAATGTCGTCGACCCCCTGGTCCTCATTGACCGCTATGGCGCGGACGCCATCCGTTACTTCCTCCTGCGGGAGATGCCCTACGGTGCTGACGGCTATTATAGCGAGGAGGCTTTAATCAGCCGTTACAATACTGACCTGGCCAATGACTTTGGTAACCTCCTCAGCCGGACTACGGCCATGATTGAGAAGTTTAACGGCGGGGTCATCGCGGCGCCGGCAGCGCCGGAACCGCCGGACGAGGAGTTAACTGCCCTGGCGGCAGCCATCCCGGCTGAGGTGGACGCCGCCCTGAACCACTATGAGTTTGCCCGGGCCCTGGCCGCCATCTGGCGCCTGGTCAACCGGGCCAATAAATACATTGAAGAAACGGCCCCCTGGGCCCTGGCCAGGGACCCCCGGAGGAAACCGCGCCTGCAAACGGTCCTTTATAACCTGGCTGAGGCCATACGCCAGGCGACAATTATGGTTGGTCCCTTTATGCCCGGCATCCCCGACCGGGTGTGGCAGCAGCTGGGATTGGAGGACGTTCCGGCGGCCCGCACCTGGGAGAGTCTAGCGGCCTGGGGGGGGATTCCCGCAGGTACCAGAGTCAACCGGAGCGAGGCCCTGTTCCCCCGGATCGATTTAAAAGAATGGGAAGGAGAAGTACCAGTGATGGAGAAAGTAGAACCGGAAAAAGCGGAACCAGTAAAGGCAGCACCTGCGCCCACCGGGGCGGCTGACGCCGGGACCGGCCCGGAGGAGATTACCATTGAGGAGTTCAGCCGGATAAACTTAAGGGTAGCCCTGGTCCTGGCAGCCGAAAAGGTGGCCAATGCCGATAAGCTCTTGAAACTCCAGGTCCGGATTGGAGACGAGGAACGGACCATTGTGGCCGGCATCGCCCGTTACTACCAGCCGGAGGAACTGGTGGGCAAAAAGGTAGTCGTGGTCGCCAACTTAAAGCCGGCGAAACTGCGGGGCATTGTTTCCCAGGGGATGGTCCTGGCGGCCGTGGACGACGAGTCTTTAAGCCTGGTAACCCCGGAGCGGGCCATCAAAGACGGCGCCCGGGTGCGCTAGGCCGGCGCGGTTAAAAATGATGACACTCATCGATTCCCACGCTCATTTGAACGACCCGGCCTTTGCCGGCGACCTGGACGAGGTGATGGGCCGCCTGGAGGAGGCCGGAGTGGTGGGGCTGGTCAACGTCGGCTACGACGTGCCTTCCTCCCGCCGGGCCGTGGAACAGGCCCACAGCCGGAGCTACATCCACGCTGCCGTGGCCGTCCATCCCCATGATGCCCTTTCCTTTGATGCGGAAGCGGAAGCAACCATCCGTGGCCTGGCCCGGGACGGCCGGGTGGTGGCCATTGGGGAAACGGGGTTGGATTACTACCGCAACCTCTCCCCCCGCCAGCGCCAGCAGGAGGTCTTCCGCTGGCACCTGGAACTGGCCCGGGAATGGCGTTTGCCGGTGATTATCCACGACCGGGACGCCCACGAGGATACCCTGCGTATTTTAAAAAAGGCCGGCCCCCTGCCGGCCGGCGGCGTTCTCCACTGCTTTTCCGGTAGTTGGGAGATGGCCCGCGAGTGCCTGGAACTGGGCTTTTATATCTCCTTCGCCGGGCCGGTGACCTTTAAAAACGCTGTTAAGCAGCGGGCCATAGCCGCCCGGGTACCCCTGGAGCGGCTGCTCATCGAGACTGATTGTCCCTACCTGACCCCGGAGCCCCACCGTGGCCACCGCAACGAACCGGCCTATGTGGGCCTGGTGGCGGCGGCCCTGGCCGCCGCCCGGGGCCAAACAGTAGAAGAGATAGCGACCGCCACAGCCACTAACGCCCGGCAGCTGTTTGGGATGTGACGAGAGTTCTACTTTAGCTTCGTTATGTACAAAGTAACTGGCGACCATTCCATTGGCCTGTCCCTTTACTCAGGGGGCGGGCTTTTTTAATATGCAGTGGCCAGGTATAAAACCTAAATATTCTGGTAAGACTATAGTTAACACATAATGGAAGGAATGGCACGATGCGACAAACAGTTACCGGTAAACCGGAGAAGTAAAAGATAGGCCAGCTTGAATCTGAAACTGGCGCAGCCAGTTTCGACGAGCCTCCCACCTCTCACCTCCCACTTCTCACATCTCATTTCGAAGGAGTGAAGCCATGTCTCCGCTGCGACCGCCTTCCGGCCAGCGCCCTGCCGGCCGGGGGCGCAAGTTGGCAAGCTTATTTTGCCTGCTGGCGGGGCTGCAAGCCCTGCTCCTGGTTGGTTGGACCAGCAACCTGGTAGACATCTATGTTGACGGTCAAGTCCGGCAGGCGGCCACCAATAACTGGCTGTTGGGCGATGACCTGGCCCTGGAGCAGGATCAATTGCACCTGGGCGACTGGGTTTTACCCCTGCCCGGCGGCTGGTTTTGGCCGGGCTTAAAGCTGACCATGGCCGGTGGTATGCCGGTACAGGCGGAGATCGCCGGACAAAACCTCTGGTCTGAGGCGCCGCCGCCGGCGGTAGCCGGGGTTCTGGCCCGGGCCGGGATTACCCTGGGGCCCCGGGACAAGGTGGAGAGCAACCTGGGCAGTGCTGATCTCTACCAGTATATCCGGGTAATCCGGGTCGAGGATACGATAGAGTTACAGCCGGAATCGGTAGCTCCGGGAGTAGTGCGCCGGCCGGATTATTACCTGCCTCCCGGACAGGAAAAGGTGGTCCAGGAGGGGCAACCCGGGGTGCGCTACTATAAATACCTGGTTACCCGGGAAAACGGTGAAGAAGTCGAGCGCCGGCTGGTAGACACCTGGATCGAGGTCCAGCCCCGGCCCAAAGTAGTAGCCTACGGTAGCAGGGCCTATCCTGCGGTTGCTGCCCGGGCCGGAGAAACTA
Proteins encoded in this region:
- a CDS encoding TatD family hydrolase — protein: MMTLIDSHAHLNDPAFAGDLDEVMGRLEEAGVVGLVNVGYDVPSSRRAVEQAHSRSYIHAAVAVHPHDALSFDAEAEATIRGLARDGRVVAIGETGLDYYRNLSPRQRQQEVFRWHLELAREWRLPVIIHDRDAHEDTLRILKKAGPLPAGGVLHCFSGSWEMARECLELGFYISFAGPVTFKNAVKQRAIAARVPLERLLIETDCPYLTPEPHRGHRNEPAYVGLVAAALAAARGQTVEEIATATATNARQLFGM
- the rsmI gene encoding 16S rRNA (cytidine(1402)-2'-O)-methyltransferase; its protein translation is MASLYLVATPIGNLEDITLRALKVLREVDLIAAEDTRHTRELLAHYEIHTPLTSYHRHNLAAKTPYLLGLLREGRDIALVSDAGLPGISDPGEELVREAVAAGLAVVPVPGASAALTALVASGLPAGRFAFEGFLPRAGKERRERLAALAAEERTLIFYEAPHRLAATLTDLATTLGARQVAVARELTKKFETIWRGTLREAAGYFQDNPPRGEITLVVAGAPPASRPAFDPLQAAAAVAELVAGGMERKEAMKQVARQYGQSRREIYRACLEAEQGRSPS
- a CDS encoding initiation control protein YabA, whose protein sequence is MSTNQPEDTGGMLVVALAGLEGQLNEVLKEVRRLRARARALEEENQRLRTLILSAGEGEGGRQQLVRLYNEGYHVCPPHFARVRGQEGCLFCQSFLEKKGLLPDG
- a CDS encoding 3D domain-containing protein yields the protein MASLFCLLAGLQALLLVGWTSNLVDIYVDGQVRQAATNNWLLGDDLALEQDQLHLGDWVLPLPGGWFWPGLKLTMAGGMPVQAEIAGQNLWSEAPPPAVAGVLARAGITLGPRDKVESNLGSADLYQYIRVIRVEDTIELQPESVAPGVVRRPDYYLPPGQEKVVQEGQPGVRYYKYLVTRENGEEVERRLVDTWIEVQPRPKVVAYGSRAYPAVAARAGETIKVVATAYTHTGNRTATGIWPYRGIVAVDPRVIPLGTRLYVEGYGYAVAQDTGGLIKGNRIDVFMNSEAEAIQWGRRPVTVRILEN
- a CDS encoding AbrB/MazE/SpoVT family DNA-binding domain-containing protein codes for the protein MIKSTGIVRKVDELGRVVIPIELRRTLGIDERDALEIYVDHEKIILKKYEPACVFCGNAEDVVNFHGKNVCRECLEAMSEQAKAV
- the metG gene encoding methionine--tRNA ligase, producing MGDKVFYVTTPIYYPSDKLHIGHALTTTMADTLARYKRMRGYDVYFLTGSDEHGQKIQRKAREAGLEPIQYVNRIVATFQELWRRLNISYNDFIRTTEPRHIRVVQALLQKIYDQGDIYKSTYEGWYCTPCETFWTERQLQDGNCPDCGRPVELVQEESYFFQMSKYAGRLLQYIKEHPDFIQPATRRNEMISFIEGGLEDLCISRTTFDWGIPVPMDPKHVTYVWFDALTNYISALGYGTGDDLLFRKYWSAAVHLVGKDIVRFHTIIWPIILMAAGIEPPRQVFGHGWLLVDGGKMSKSKGNVVDPLVLIDRYGADAIRYFLLREMPYGADGYYSEEALISRYNTDLANDFGNLLSRTTAMIEKFNGGVIAAPAAPEPPDEELTALAAAIPAEVDAALNHYEFARALAAIWRLVNRANKYIEETAPWALARDPRRKPRLQTVLYNLAEAIRQATIMVGPFMPGIPDRVWQQLGLEDVPAARTWESLAAWGGIPAGTRVNRSEALFPRIDLKEWEGEVPVMEKVEPEKAEPVKAAPAPTGAADAGTGPEEITIEEFSRINLRVALVLAAEKVANADKLLKLQVRIGDEERTIVAGIARYYQPEELVGKKVVVVANLKPAKLRGIVSQGMVLAAVDDESLSLVTPERAIKDGARVR